A genomic stretch from Desulfatitalea tepidiphila includes:
- the carA gene encoding glutamine-hydrolyzing carbamoyl-phosphate synthase small subunit — translation MRAILALEDGRTFDCRSFTGPGETGGEVVFNTAMSGYQEVLTDPSYSGQLVTMTYPLIGNYGVNPEDMESDRVQVAGFIVREYQSAYSNYRANASLADYLTQNGVLGVEALDTRALTRHIRNTGAMRAVISTDVSDREALVAKARALPSMAGLDLAGTVTGKHPYRWTDGRPTPIDARHDPLDERIWRLRNTRRSVVAIDFGIKYNILRCLATHDLEIVVVPAFTDAETIQAMAPDGIFLSNGPGDPEPVAYGIRTARALMGYRPMFGICLGHQILGLAVGARTYKLKFGHRGINHPVKNLLTGKVEITSQNHGFAVDSRTLDPDLIEVTHINLNDNTLEGFRHRRLPMLAVQYHPEASPGPHDARYLFAEFSRMIEQVRQIPAVPRVN, via the coding sequence ATGAGAGCGATTTTGGCATTGGAAGACGGCCGCACCTTCGATTGCCGTTCGTTCACCGGTCCCGGTGAAACCGGCGGAGAAGTGGTCTTCAATACCGCCATGAGCGGCTACCAGGAGGTGTTGACCGATCCCTCCTACAGCGGCCAACTGGTCACCATGACCTATCCGCTGATCGGCAATTACGGTGTCAACCCGGAGGATATGGAATCCGACCGGGTGCAGGTGGCGGGCTTTATCGTCCGCGAGTATCAATCCGCATACAGCAACTACCGGGCCAACGCCAGCCTGGCCGATTATCTGACCCAAAACGGCGTGTTGGGGGTCGAGGCCCTCGACACCCGCGCCCTGACCCGCCATATCCGCAACACCGGGGCCATGCGGGCGGTGATCTCCACCGATGTGTCGGACCGGGAGGCCCTGGTGGCAAAAGCCCGTGCATTGCCCAGCATGGCGGGGCTCGACCTGGCCGGCACGGTCACAGGGAAGCATCCCTATCGATGGACCGACGGCCGGCCCACCCCCATCGACGCCCGGCACGACCCTCTGGACGAGCGCATCTGGCGTCTCCGTAACACACGGCGGTCCGTGGTGGCCATCGATTTCGGCATCAAGTACAATATCCTGCGCTGCCTGGCGACCCACGATCTGGAGATCGTGGTGGTGCCCGCCTTTACCGACGCGGAAACCATCCAGGCCATGGCGCCGGACGGCATTTTTCTTTCCAATGGCCCGGGCGATCCGGAACCGGTGGCTTACGGCATCCGAACCGCCCGGGCGCTCATGGGCTATCGCCCCATGTTCGGCATCTGCCTGGGCCACCAGATTCTCGGTCTGGCCGTGGGCGCCCGGACCTACAAGCTGAAGTTCGGGCATCGGGGCATCAACCATCCGGTCAAGAACCTGCTCACCGGCAAGGTGGAGATCACCTCCCAGAACCATGGATTCGCGGTCGACAGCCGAACCCTGGACCCGGACCTGATCGAGGTGACCCACATCAACTTGAACGACAACACGCTGGAAGGTTTCCGCCATCGGAGATTGCCCATGCTGGCCGTGCAGTACCATCCCGAAGCCTCTCCCGGACCTCACGATGCGCGCTACCTGTTCGCCGAATTCAGCCGCATGATCGAGCAGGTGCGGCAGATCCCAGCGGTGCCCCGAGTCAACTGA
- the carB gene encoding carbamoyl-phosphate synthase large subunit has product MPKRTDIHKILIIGAGPIIIGQACEFDYSGTQACKALKEEGYEVILVNSNPATIMTDPETADRTYVEPVTPETVAKIIAVERPDALLPTLGGQTGLNTAVKVAEMGVLEQYGVELIGASLEAIRKAESRDQFRRAMERIGLRLPESGFATTMEEARTIAEQIGYPLIIRPSFTLGGTGGGVAYNPEDLEVVAKSGMDASLIHQVMLEQSVLGWKEYELEVMRDHNDNVVIICSIENFDPMGVHTGDSITVAPAQTLSDREYQTMRNASLAIMREIGVDTGGSNVQFAVDPRNGEMIVVEMNPRVSRSSALASKATGFPIAKIAAKLAVGYTLDEIPNDITGETLASFEPTLDYCVVKIPRWTFEKFPETPDLLTTAMKSVGETMAIGRTFKEALQKGLRSLEIGRHGLGADGKDPQDVDEAVPSTEEIDHKLATPNSRRIFYLRYALQAGRSIDEIFQLTGIDPWFLYQLKQIVDMERRLGELGQSRSDGHGGKKALEAAITREELWQAKANGFSDVQLAHLLGDDPDGIARFRKAKDIRPAYKLVDTCAAEFRAATPYYYSTYEVECEARVSDRKKVMILGGGPNRIGQGIEFDYCCVHASFALREEGVESIMVNSNPETVSTDYDTSDKLYFEPLTLEDVLHIVEKEQPFGVIVQFGGQTPLNLATPLARAGVPILGTLPESIDRAEDREQFQAMLHRLGLVQPANGIAMSFTEARRIAVEIGYPVIVRPSFVLGGRAMKIVYTEPELENFTRLAIQASPGHPVLIDKFLENAVEVDVDAISDGHTTVIGGIMEHIEAAGVHSGDSACVLPPYSISDDLIAEITAATKAMAAELNVVGLMNVQYAIRQNRLYVIEVNPRASRTVPFVSKATGVPLAKLATKIMLGRTLQELGLTEEVVPRHLSVKEAVLPFDRFPLVDTLLGPEMKSTGEVMGIGNDFGSAYAKAQLGAGQKLPTQGTVFISVQDEDKPAIADVARAFVRMGYGILATSGTCGYLNDLGIAAQPVNKLKQGRPHVEDAIKNNQIDLVINTGSGNTSSKDGYVIRRAALKYAIPYVTTAAGALAMSKALAAIKSQVLGVRCLQAYHTPENC; this is encoded by the coding sequence ATGCCCAAACGCACCGACATCCACAAAATTCTGATCATCGGGGCCGGCCCCATCATCATCGGCCAGGCCTGCGAATTCGACTATTCCGGCACCCAGGCCTGCAAGGCCCTGAAGGAAGAGGGGTATGAGGTCATCCTGGTCAACTCCAACCCGGCCACCATCATGACCGATCCGGAGACGGCCGATCGCACCTACGTCGAACCGGTGACCCCGGAGACCGTGGCCAAGATCATCGCCGTCGAGCGTCCCGACGCCCTGTTGCCCACCCTGGGCGGCCAGACAGGCCTGAACACGGCCGTCAAGGTGGCCGAAATGGGGGTCCTGGAACAATATGGCGTGGAACTCATCGGCGCCTCACTGGAGGCCATCCGAAAGGCCGAAAGCCGCGACCAGTTCCGCCGGGCAATGGAACGCATCGGCCTGCGGCTGCCGGAGAGCGGTTTCGCCACCACCATGGAAGAAGCGCGCACCATCGCGGAGCAAATCGGCTACCCGCTGATCATCCGCCCCAGCTTCACCCTGGGCGGCACCGGCGGCGGCGTGGCTTACAACCCCGAAGACCTCGAGGTGGTGGCCAAGTCGGGCATGGATGCAAGCCTGATCCACCAGGTGATGCTCGAACAGTCCGTGCTGGGATGGAAAGAGTACGAACTGGAGGTGATGCGCGACCACAACGACAATGTGGTCATCATCTGCTCCATCGAAAACTTCGACCCTATGGGCGTGCATACCGGCGACAGCATCACCGTGGCGCCGGCCCAGACCCTGAGCGACCGCGAATACCAGACCATGCGCAACGCATCCCTGGCCATCATGCGCGAAATCGGGGTGGACACCGGCGGCTCCAACGTGCAGTTCGCCGTGGACCCCAGGAACGGCGAGATGATCGTGGTGGAGATGAACCCGCGCGTCTCCAGGTCGAGCGCCCTGGCCTCCAAGGCCACCGGATTTCCCATCGCCAAAATCGCCGCCAAGCTGGCGGTGGGGTACACCTTGGACGAGATTCCCAACGACATCACCGGCGAGACCCTGGCGTCGTTCGAGCCCACCCTCGACTACTGCGTGGTCAAGATCCCGCGCTGGACCTTCGAAAAATTCCCCGAAACGCCTGACCTGCTCACCACGGCCATGAAATCGGTGGGCGAGACCATGGCCATCGGCCGCACATTTAAAGAAGCCCTGCAAAAGGGGCTGCGTTCACTGGAAATCGGCCGCCACGGCCTGGGCGCCGACGGTAAGGACCCACAGGATGTGGACGAGGCCGTCCCGTCTACCGAAGAGATCGACCACAAATTGGCCACGCCCAACTCCCGTCGCATCTTCTACCTGCGTTATGCCCTGCAGGCCGGACGCAGCATCGACGAGATTTTTCAACTCACCGGCATCGATCCATGGTTCCTTTATCAACTCAAGCAGATCGTGGATATGGAGCGCCGCCTGGGCGAACTGGGGCAATCGCGGTCGGACGGCCACGGCGGCAAAAAGGCGCTGGAAGCCGCGATCACCCGTGAAGAGCTGTGGCAGGCCAAAGCCAACGGTTTTTCCGATGTCCAGCTGGCCCACCTGCTGGGCGACGACCCTGATGGCATCGCCAGATTCCGCAAGGCCAAGGACATCCGGCCGGCCTACAAGCTGGTGGACACCTGCGCCGCCGAATTCCGCGCCGCGACCCCTTATTACTATTCGACCTACGAGGTGGAGTGCGAGGCACGGGTCTCCGACCGCAAGAAGGTGATGATCCTGGGCGGCGGCCCCAACCGCATCGGCCAGGGCATCGAGTTCGACTACTGCTGCGTGCATGCCTCTTTCGCCCTGCGCGAAGAGGGGGTGGAGAGCATCATGGTCAACTCCAACCCCGAAACCGTGTCCACCGATTACGATACCTCCGATAAACTCTACTTCGAGCCGCTGACCCTGGAGGATGTGCTCCACATCGTGGAAAAGGAGCAGCCCTTCGGCGTCATCGTGCAGTTCGGCGGCCAGACGCCCCTCAACCTGGCCACGCCGCTGGCCAGGGCCGGCGTCCCTATTCTGGGCACCCTGCCCGAGAGCATCGACCGGGCCGAGGACCGCGAACAGTTCCAGGCCATGCTGCACAGACTGGGGCTGGTGCAACCGGCCAACGGCATCGCTATGAGTTTTACCGAGGCACGCCGCATTGCCGTCGAGATCGGCTATCCGGTCATCGTGCGCCCATCGTTCGTGCTGGGCGGCCGGGCCATGAAGATCGTCTACACCGAACCGGAACTGGAAAACTTCACGCGGCTGGCCATCCAGGCCTCGCCCGGCCATCCGGTGCTGATCGACAAGTTTCTAGAAAACGCGGTGGAAGTGGACGTCGACGCCATCAGCGACGGCCATACCACCGTGATCGGCGGCATCATGGAACATATCGAGGCGGCCGGCGTCCACTCGGGCGATTCGGCCTGCGTTCTGCCGCCTTACAGCATTAGTGATGACCTGATCGCCGAAATTACGGCGGCGACCAAGGCCATGGCCGCCGAATTGAACGTCGTCGGCTTGATGAACGTGCAGTACGCCATCCGTCAAAATCGGCTCTATGTCATCGAGGTCAACCCGCGCGCCTCGCGCACCGTGCCCTTTGTCAGCAAGGCCACGGGCGTACCCCTGGCCAAACTGGCCACCAAGATCATGCTGGGGCGAACGCTTCAGGAACTGGGCTTGACCGAGGAGGTCGTCCCCAGACATCTGTCGGTCAAGGAGGCCGTGCTCCCCTTCGACCGTTTCCCGCTGGTGGACACGCTGCTCGGACCCGAAATGAAGTCCACCGGCGAGGTGATGGGGATCGGCAACGATTTCGGATCGGCATATGCAAAGGCCCAATTGGGCGCCGGCCAGAAACTGCCGACCCAGGGAACGGTGTTCATCAGCGTCCAGGACGAGGACAAACCGGCCATCGCAGACGTGGCCAGGGCGTTCGTCCGGATGGGCTACGGCATCCTGGCCACCAGCGGCACGTGCGGCTATCTCAACGACCTGGGGATCGCCGCCCAGCCGGTCAACAAACTCAAACAGGGACGGCCCCATGTGGAAGACGCCATCAAAAACAACCAGATCGACCTGGTGATCAATACCGGTTCGGGAAATACATCGAGCAAGGACGGCTACGTGATCCGGCGGGCCGCGCTGAAATATGCCATTCCCTACGTGACCACCGCGGCCGGTGCACTGGCCATGAGCAAAGCCCTGGCCGCGATCAAATCCCAGGTCTTGGGCGTACGCTGCCTGCAGGCCTACCACACACCGGAGAATTGCTGA
- the purF gene encoding amidophosphoribosyltransferase: MSSKLDMRSSCPTNAEPLDIMEGDHPREACGIFGVYGHPEAAKLCYFGLYALQHRGQESAGICAVDNGVLNEHRDMGLVSDVFGKEQFDQLPGPSAIGHVRYSTTGSSILVNAQPFVVRHRHKTYAVGHNGNIVNAHALKEELERSGSIFQSTMDSEIFLHLLVRNLHLGFDEALRASAARLEGAFSMVVLTSRGEVIGLRDPYGFRPLCLGRLNGHWVLASETCALDLVQAEFVRELDPGEIVIIDEKGPRSLYLPQAPRHAFCIFEFIYFARPDSTIMGHNVYQMRKAHGRRLAEERPVTADLVMPFPDSGTYAALGYSEASGIPFEMGMIRNHYVGRTFIQPTQSMRDFGVRVKLNPIKELLRGKDIIIIEDSIIRGTTARTRVRALREMGVKKVHLRVAGPPHRFPCHYGIDFSTKGELIAARMSVQELEQYLGLDSLHYLSLEGLLAATGVKDPGEHFCKACFDGCYPVTFDTGLSKNCLELDQP; the protein is encoded by the coding sequence ATGTCATCCAAACTCGACATGCGATCATCTTGCCCGACCAACGCCGAACCGCTGGACATCATGGAAGGGGACCATCCCCGGGAAGCGTGCGGCATTTTCGGCGTGTACGGACACCCGGAAGCGGCCAAACTCTGTTACTTCGGACTCTACGCCCTCCAGCACCGCGGCCAGGAGAGCGCGGGGATCTGTGCCGTGGACAACGGCGTGCTTAACGAACACCGTGACATGGGCCTGGTGTCCGATGTCTTCGGCAAGGAACAATTCGACCAGTTGCCGGGTCCCAGCGCAATCGGACATGTGCGCTACTCCACTACGGGCAGCTCCATATTGGTCAATGCCCAACCGTTTGTGGTGCGCCACCGCCACAAGACCTACGCCGTGGGCCACAACGGCAACATCGTCAACGCCCACGCCCTCAAGGAAGAACTGGAAAGGAGCGGCTCCATCTTTCAGTCCACCATGGACAGCGAAATTTTCCTGCACCTGCTGGTGCGCAACCTGCACCTGGGGTTCGACGAAGCCCTGCGCGCCTCGGCCGCGCGATTGGAGGGGGCCTTTTCCATGGTCGTGTTGACCAGCCGCGGGGAAGTGATCGGCCTCAGGGACCCCTATGGGTTTCGGCCCCTGTGCCTGGGCCGTCTCAACGGCCACTGGGTGCTCGCCTCCGAAACCTGCGCCCTGGACCTGGTGCAGGCCGAATTTGTGCGGGAGCTCGACCCCGGCGAGATCGTCATCATCGATGAAAAGGGACCGCGCAGCCTCTATCTTCCCCAAGCACCGCGCCACGCGTTTTGTATTTTCGAGTTCATCTATTTCGCCCGCCCGGACAGCACGATAATGGGGCACAACGTCTATCAGATGCGCAAGGCCCATGGACGCCGGCTTGCCGAGGAGAGGCCGGTGACGGCCGATCTGGTCATGCCCTTTCCCGATTCAGGCACCTATGCAGCCCTGGGCTACTCCGAAGCCTCGGGCATTCCGTTTGAAATGGGCATGATCCGCAATCACTACGTGGGACGCACCTTCATCCAGCCGACCCAGAGCATGCGCGACTTCGGGGTGAGGGTCAAACTCAACCCCATCAAAGAGCTGCTCAGGGGCAAGGATATCATCATCATCGAAGATTCCATCATCCGCGGTACGACCGCCCGAACCCGCGTGCGGGCGTTGCGCGAGATGGGCGTCAAGAAAGTCCACCTGCGAGTGGCGGGACCGCCACACCGCTTCCCCTGCCATTACGGCATCGATTTTTCGACCAAGGGCGAGCTGATCGCCGCCCGCATGTCGGTTCAGGAATTGGAACAATATCTGGGCCTGGATTCCCTTCACTACCTGAGCCTGGAAGGCCTGCTCGCCGCCACGGGTGTCAAGGACCCGGGAGAGCATTTCTGCAAGGCCTGTTTCGACGGCTGCTATCCGGTCACCTTCGATACCGGTCTGTCCAAGAACTGCCTGGAACTCGACCAACCCTGA
- a CDS encoding cyclic nucleotide-binding domain-containing protein produces the protein MIESKYLKENIENIQRLMSIQALKHFETRNLGKLLRLSKIRQYEDGEQIIQEGDMDPWLYFLLSGKIRITKEGEEIGVLSRKGEIFGEMRIIDDQSRSASVYAVGQTVCLAVDTSAGNRLTTSDEKEARLDFLLLLYRIFAEYITVRLRLTNEELVKAKRDAKKGFTSAEMPVEDDPPKTNDHKRHIEKF, from the coding sequence ATGATCGAATCCAAGTATCTCAAGGAGAATATCGAAAATATCCAACGCCTGATGTCGATCCAGGCCTTGAAACATTTCGAAACCCGCAACCTGGGCAAGCTGTTGCGCCTGAGCAAAATCAGGCAATACGAAGATGGCGAGCAGATTATCCAGGAAGGGGACATGGACCCCTGGCTCTATTTTCTGCTCTCTGGAAAGATACGGATTACCAAAGAGGGAGAAGAGATCGGCGTTCTATCCCGAAAAGGCGAAATCTTTGGCGAGATGCGCATCATCGACGACCAAAGCCGATCGGCCTCCGTATACGCCGTCGGGCAAACCGTGTGCCTGGCCGTGGACACCTCGGCCGGCAATCGGCTCACCACCTCGGATGAAAAAGAGGCCCGCCTCGACTTCCTTCTGCTGCTCTACCGCATTTTTGCGGAATACATCACCGTTCGCCTCCGGCTGACCAATGAAGAGCTGGTCAAGGCCAAACGGGATGCCAAAAAAGGCTTCACATCCGCAGAGATGCCTGTGGAAGACGATCCCCCGAAAACAAACGATCATAAGCGTCACATCGAAAAGTTCTAA
- a CDS encoding radical SAM protein: MSPTVRFARNAANVFFHILTQCNLKCRHCYINPGQHGRQTLSLDTIRSWLETLARRAPMADLIFLGGEPTLHPDLAEAIHAARRLGYRSITIDTNGYLFHDILDRITPEAVNFISFSLDGASSETNDAIRGKGSFEACTAGVRNAIQKGFQTSLIYTVSSLNLHELSSVPPLLRQLKINRFFIQVIGLRGQSATCAERPLEDLQVTRDQWQDHVLPVARQVADQGIRVTYPKVFLEPDEPFECAGRVADNYFIFPNGRVYRCPLCEDYPLHSLAFENDRLIEMSPINEADLFKLDIPEGCVMNKLIQPHNITYLPDGSPAHKIACCLLKEELV; the protein is encoded by the coding sequence ATGTCCCCGACCGTCCGCTTCGCCAGAAACGCCGCCAATGTCTTTTTTCATATCCTGACCCAGTGCAATCTGAAGTGCCGCCACTGTTATATCAACCCCGGGCAGCACGGCCGGCAGACCCTCAGCCTGGACACGATCCGGTCCTGGCTCGAGACCCTGGCCCGACGCGCCCCTATGGCCGACCTGATTTTTTTGGGCGGGGAACCGACCCTGCACCCGGACCTGGCCGAAGCTATTCATGCCGCCCGCCGGCTGGGATACCGCTCGATCACCATCGACACCAATGGATATCTCTTCCATGACATCCTGGACCGCATCACCCCTGAAGCGGTCAATTTTATCAGCTTCAGCCTGGACGGTGCATCTTCGGAGACCAACGATGCCATCCGCGGCAAGGGCTCGTTCGAGGCCTGCACGGCCGGCGTCCGCAATGCCATCCAGAAGGGATTCCAGACCAGCCTCATCTACACGGTCAGCAGCCTCAACCTCCATGAACTCAGTTCCGTACCTCCCCTTTTACGCCAATTGAAGATCAATCGGTTTTTCATTCAAGTGATCGGCCTCCGGGGGCAATCGGCCACTTGCGCCGAGCGCCCCTTGGAAGATCTTCAGGTCACGCGCGACCAGTGGCAAGACCACGTCCTGCCCGTGGCCCGTCAAGTGGCGGACCAAGGCATTCGCGTCACCTATCCAAAAGTTTTCCTGGAACCGGACGAGCCGTTCGAATGTGCCGGGCGCGTGGCCGATAACTATTTCATCTTTCCCAACGGCCGCGTCTATCGCTGCCCCCTGTGCGAAGATTACCCCTTGCACAGCCTCGCCTTCGAAAACGACCGGTTGATCGAAATGTCCCCCATCAACGAAGCGGACCTCTTCAAACTCGACATTCCAGAGGGATGTGTCATGAACAAGCTGATCCAACCACACAACATCACCTACCTGCCGGACGGCTCGCCGGCCCATAAAATCGCCTGCTGCCTACTGAAAGAAGAATTAGTATAA
- the dksA gene encoding RNA polymerase-binding protein DksA, producing the protein MEILLPEDKAFFKELLTRQLDELLNTAEKTVGSLVLCDTQAADPLDQASLDNDRNYTLRIRDRESHLIKKIKTALAKLEDGSFGICDRCGEEITIARLKARPVTSYCIRCKTQMEAFEKVSGF; encoded by the coding sequence ATGGAAATATTGCTCCCCGAAGATAAGGCCTTTTTTAAGGAACTCCTGACCCGACAATTGGACGAGTTGCTCAATACGGCGGAAAAGACCGTCGGGTCCCTGGTTCTTTGCGATACGCAGGCCGCGGACCCTTTGGATCAAGCCTCCCTGGACAATGATCGCAATTACACACTTCGCATCCGGGACAGGGAGAGCCACCTGATCAAAAAAATTAAAACCGCTTTGGCCAAACTCGAAGACGGATCGTTCGGCATCTGCGATCGATGCGGTGAAGAGATAACGATTGCGCGCCTGAAGGCGCGGCCGGTCACCTCGTATTGCATTCGCTGCAAGACGCAGATGGAGGCATTTGAAAAGGTTTCCGGTTTCTGA
- a CDS encoding HU family DNA-binding protein yields MNKSDLINEMANALESKKVAEATLESLLDAITQGLKKNGKVTLTGFGTFKVSKRKARTGRNPRTGEAIKIKARKVPQFTPGKNLKTAVA; encoded by the coding sequence ATGAACAAAAGCGATCTGATCAATGAAATGGCCAACGCCCTGGAGAGCAAGAAGGTGGCCGAGGCAACTTTGGAAAGTCTCCTCGATGCCATCACCCAGGGATTGAAAAAAAACGGTAAGGTGACCCTCACCGGCTTCGGCACGTTCAAGGTATCCAAGCGCAAAGCACGCACCGGCCGGAATCCGAGGACCGGTGAAGCGATTAAAATCAAGGCCCGTAAAGTCCCCCAATTTACGCCGGGAAAGAACTTGAAGACAGCGGTCGCCTGA
- a CDS encoding thioesterase family protein, which translates to MVAFDRDIESRPIDGMPFDFAAEISPNWAINGLPNGGYLMALLARAMEQKRNKKRMAIVTANYIQRTAPGPVRLSLERISETAQFERFGARLLQEDRVAVAAIATFMDDQMVCRVDRYEAGVPALAPLDQCVSIPTIPNFTLFDQVEVRLDPSCAGWMTTGQLADRSEHKGWIQFRDGRPYDALALLLAADCFPPPAYASLGLGAWVPTIELSVNIRKIPSSRWLKCFFHTRFITCGLLEEDGEVWDEGGELIAISRQIAQYRL; encoded by the coding sequence ATGGTTGCATTCGATCGGGATATCGAGAGCCGACCGATAGACGGGATGCCTTTTGATTTTGCGGCCGAGATTTCTCCCAACTGGGCGATCAACGGACTTCCCAACGGTGGGTATCTCATGGCGCTCCTGGCCAGGGCCATGGAGCAGAAGCGAAACAAAAAGCGGATGGCCATCGTGACGGCCAACTATATCCAGAGAACGGCTCCGGGACCTGTGCGGCTCTCGTTGGAACGGATATCCGAGACAGCCCAGTTCGAACGTTTCGGCGCGCGGCTGCTGCAGGAAGACCGGGTGGCGGTGGCGGCGATCGCCACGTTCATGGATGACCAGATGGTGTGCCGGGTGGATCGCTACGAGGCCGGTGTGCCGGCCCTGGCGCCGCTGGATCAATGTGTGTCCATCCCCACCATCCCCAATTTCACACTTTTCGACCAGGTGGAGGTGCGATTGGACCCCTCTTGTGCCGGGTGGATGACCACCGGGCAGTTGGCGGATCGATCCGAGCATAAGGGTTGGATTCAGTTCAGGGATGGCCGGCCCTACGACGCCTTGGCGCTGCTGCTGGCGGCCGATTGTTTTCCGCCGCCGGCGTATGCCAGTCTCGGGTTGGGCGCATGGGTGCCGACCATCGAACTCTCCGTCAATATCCGCAAGATCCCCTCGTCCCGATGGTTAAAGTGTTTCTTCCATACCCGATTCATTACCTGCGGGCTGTTGGAGGAAGATGGCGAGGTTTGGGATGAGGGCGGGGAGCTGATTGCCATCAGTCGTCAGATTGCGCAGTATCGCTTGTAA
- a CDS encoding cupin domain-containing protein, whose amino-acid sequence MFTQHDTGKKRHMLDGIDMTTLAWGEKTIMVRFDLQKGSQLPSHHHVYEQTGYLVSGHIRLTIADQTVEAHAGDSWCIPPDAPHEAIALEDSVALEVFSPLRPDYLP is encoded by the coding sequence ATGTTTACACAACACGACACGGGAAAAAAGCGGCATATGCTGGACGGCATCGACATGACCACGCTTGCATGGGGTGAAAAGACCATCATGGTCCGGTTCGATCTCCAAAAAGGCAGCCAATTGCCATCCCACCACCATGTCTATGAACAAACCGGTTATCTGGTGTCGGGCCACATTCGCCTGACCATCGCCGATCAAACGGTGGAAGCGCATGCCGGCGACAGCTGGTGTATTCCACCGGATGCCCCCCACGAGGCGATTGCCCTGGAAGATAGCGTCGCCCTGGAAGTGTTCTCGCCATTGCGTCCGGACTATTTACCCTGA
- a CDS encoding DUF5818 domain-containing protein gives MKRHRMRWIAVMLVIGFLTAAVAIAGDQSITGTVEKTKQGIVISADDGATYMVQGKDLSEMVGKTVKATGTLAEGKSGKTLTVISIEPVNE, from the coding sequence ATGAAACGTCATCGTATGAGATGGATCGCCGTCATGCTGGTCATCGGCTTCTTGACCGCTGCCGTCGCCATTGCCGGTGATCAAAGCATTACCGGTACGGTGGAGAAAACAAAACAGGGCATCGTCATTTCGGCAGACGATGGCGCCACCTACATGGTCCAAGGAAAAGACCTGTCCGAAATGGTCGGGAAGACGGTCAAAGCCACCGGCACGCTGGCCGAAGGAAAATCCGGCAAGACCCTGACGGTCATCAGCATCGAACCGGTTAACGAATAA
- the amrA gene encoding AmmeMemoRadiSam system protein A, with protein MSIQVSELDDDQGQALVRLARRTLTARLTGKDPGLDGGLQDELLSAPAMQRHSGTFVTLKIGGQLRGCIGSLVGHESIVEGVRHHAIQSAFHDPRFKPLGRAELEEVDIEISVLTESQPLSYTDADDLLAKLKPRIEGVTIRKGFAQATFLPQVWDQLPLPEVFLSHLCMKAGLSADAWRRGDLQVETYQVQSFEEHREAGR; from the coding sequence ATGTCAATCCAAGTGTCTGAACTCGATGACGACCAGGGGCAAGCGCTGGTGCGCCTGGCCCGCAGAACGCTGACGGCCAGGCTGACCGGAAAAGATCCGGGCCTGGATGGGGGTCTGCAGGACGAACTGTTGTCCGCTCCGGCCATGCAGCGCCACAGCGGCACCTTCGTCACACTGAAGATCGGCGGCCAACTGAGAGGCTGTATCGGCAGCCTGGTAGGACATGAGTCCATTGTCGAAGGTGTTCGCCATCATGCGATTCAATCCGCGTTTCACGACCCGCGGTTCAAGCCTCTGGGTCGAGCCGAACTGGAGGAGGTGGACATAGAGATCAGCGTGCTGACGGAATCCCAGCCCCTTTCCTACACCGATGCCGATGATCTGCTGGCCAAGCTCAAGCCCCGTATCGAAGGGGTGACCATCCGTAAAGGCTTCGCCCAAGCCACGTTTCTGCCCCAGGTATGGGATCAGTTGCCGCTACCCGAGGTGTTTCTCTCCCACTTGTGCATGAAGGCCGGATTGTCTGCCGACGCCTGGCGGCGGGGGGATTTGCAAGTCGAAACCTACCAGGTCCAATCCTTCGAGGAGCACAGGGAAGCGGGGCGCTAA